The Zobellia alginiliquefaciens genome contains a region encoding:
- the ruvX gene encoding Holliday junction resolvase RuvX has protein sequence MGRLLALDYGKKRTGIAVTDELQLIASGLTTVRTFELIDFLKEYTQKEKVETFIVGEPRQMDNTPSESEALIGPFLNRLKKVFPHIPVERHDERFTSKMAFQTMIDSGLKKKQRRDKALVDEISATIILQAYLNKF, from the coding sequence TTGGGAAGATTGCTTGCATTGGATTATGGGAAGAAACGAACCGGAATAGCCGTTACGGATGAGCTACAGTTAATAGCATCGGGTTTAACCACCGTTCGTACTTTTGAACTTATAGATTTTTTAAAAGAGTATACACAAAAGGAAAAAGTAGAGACTTTTATAGTGGGGGAACCACGTCAAATGGATAACACTCCCAGTGAGTCAGAAGCTTTAATAGGTCCTTTTTTAAATCGATTAAAAAAAGTTTTTCCGCATATACCGGTAGAGAGACATGATGAACGCTTTACTTCAAAAATGGCTTTCCAGACCATGATAGATAGTGGTCTTAAGAAAAAACAAAGAAGAGATAAAGCACTAGTTGATGAGATTAGCGCAACAATTATTCTTCAAGCCTATTTAAATAAATTTTAG
- a CDS encoding BLUF domain-containing protein, with product MFCLVYTSVANTDIGLQEIQRMLEKAQEFNRQNDITGCLLFFKGRFIQYIEGDETKIISLFERIKKDDRHTEVRLLSGNKIHNREFKDWQMAFEHLKSENSNLQYLKLLVSTFFENPENSLSPNPTSIEFWKATNLLLTTKYADKNA from the coding sequence ATGTTCTGTTTAGTATATACCTCTGTAGCTAATACTGATATTGGACTGCAGGAAATCCAAAGAATGCTTGAGAAAGCACAAGAATTCAATAGGCAAAATGACATTACCGGATGCCTGCTTTTTTTCAAAGGAAGGTTCATACAATATATTGAAGGAGACGAGACTAAAATTATAAGCCTCTTTGAAAGAATCAAAAAAGATGACAGACATACAGAAGTAAGGCTATTATCTGGAAATAAGATTCATAATAGGGAATTTAAAGACTGGCAGATGGCCTTTGAACATCTTAAATCAGAAAATAGCAACCTACAATACTTGAAATTATTAGTAAGTACTTTTTTTGAAAATCCAGAGAATTCTTTATCTCCCAACCCAACTTCAATTGAGTTTTGGAAAGCAACCAACTTATTGTTAACTACAAAGTATGCTGATAAAAACGCATAA
- a CDS encoding 2,3,4,5-tetrahydropyridine-2,6-dicarboxylate N-succinyltransferase, with the protein MTELRKTIENAWDNRELLKEAATQDAIREVVNLLDQGKLRCAEPTSDGWQINEWVKKGVVLYFPIQKMETLEAGIFEYHDKIPLKRGYEAKGIRVVPNAVARHGAYISAGTILMPSYVNIGAHVEEGTMVDTWATVGSCAQIGKNVHLSGGVGIGGVLEPLQAAPVIIEDNAFIGSRCIVVEGVRVEKEAVLGANVVLTASTKIIDVTGDEPVETKGRVPARSVVIPGSYTKKFSAGEFQVPCALIIGTRKESTNKKTSLNDALREYDVAV; encoded by the coding sequence ATGACCGAATTAAGAAAGACAATAGAAAATGCGTGGGACAACAGAGAGCTTTTAAAAGAAGCCGCCACCCAGGACGCCATAAGAGAAGTAGTAAACCTTCTTGATCAAGGTAAATTAAGGTGCGCAGAACCAACTTCGGACGGCTGGCAAATTAATGAATGGGTTAAAAAAGGGGTGGTACTTTATTTTCCCATTCAAAAAATGGAAACTCTTGAGGCTGGTATTTTTGAATATCATGATAAAATTCCGTTGAAGAGAGGGTATGAAGCCAAGGGTATCCGTGTAGTACCAAATGCAGTAGCACGCCACGGTGCCTATATTTCAGCAGGTACTATTTTAATGCCAAGTTACGTAAACATTGGTGCTCATGTAGAAGAGGGCACTATGGTGGATACATGGGCCACTGTGGGTAGCTGCGCTCAAATAGGCAAAAACGTTCACTTAAGCGGAGGTGTTGGAATTGGTGGTGTATTAGAACCATTGCAGGCTGCACCTGTAATAATTGAGGACAATGCATTTATTGGATCAAGATGTATTGTTGTTGAAGGTGTTCGCGTTGAAAAAGAAGCTGTTTTAGGCGCAAATGTGGTTCTTACCGCTTCTACAAAAATTATAGATGTTACTGGCGATGAACCTGTTGAAACTAAAGGTAGGGTTCCTGCTCGTTCAGTTGTTATACCAGGGAGTTATACTAAGAAATTTTCTGCCGGTGAGTTTCAAGTGCCTTGTGCATTGATTATTGGCACTAGAAAAGAGAGTACAAATAAAAAGACCTCGTTAAACGATGCCTTAAGAGAATATGATGTAGCAGTGTAA
- a CDS encoding glycosyltransferase family 4 protein, translating into MRIGYDAKRIFHNRTGLGNYGRDILRILNSYPELEEFYLFNTKTPSIDRKVALEKSTIVYPSGWFWKNFPSLWRLFGQWNQINDLRLDWYHGLSGEIPIQFKKRGTSKIVTIHDLIFISHPQYYKFWDRIIYKLKFYYAVHAANHIVAISEQTKRDIIKFLKVSPHKITVVYQGCHSAFKTTYSQEEKEKVRAEHNLPKQFILNVGTIQERKNVLAIIKAIKDTTYHLALVGGEKSYAKKVRRYITEHQMQDQVTFVKKIGVQDLAILYQAATLLCYPSYCEGFGIPLIEALFSKIPVIVTKGGCFPEAAGPDALYIDPDNTTEIQEKIKKLYDNPELRKEMTDKGFSYVQRFNDENVGANLVALYKKLA; encoded by the coding sequence ATGAGAATAGGTTATGATGCCAAAAGAATTTTTCACAACAGAACTGGTCTAGGAAACTATGGGCGGGATATTCTACGTATTTTAAATTCCTACCCTGAACTTGAAGAGTTTTATCTTTTCAATACCAAAACCCCTAGCATAGATAGGAAAGTTGCCTTAGAAAAATCAACAATAGTTTATCCATCGGGTTGGTTCTGGAAAAACTTCCCTTCGCTATGGCGCTTGTTCGGGCAATGGAACCAGATAAACGATTTGAGATTGGATTGGTATCACGGACTATCAGGAGAAATACCCATTCAGTTCAAAAAACGGGGCACTTCAAAAATAGTCACCATACATGATCTTATTTTCATAAGCCACCCTCAATATTATAAATTTTGGGATCGGATAATATATAAACTAAAGTTTTACTACGCTGTACATGCCGCAAACCATATTGTGGCTATAAGTGAACAGACCAAAAGAGATATCATTAAATTTTTAAAGGTTTCACCTCATAAGATTACGGTAGTCTACCAAGGTTGTCACAGTGCGTTTAAAACTACTTATTCCCAAGAAGAAAAAGAGAAGGTTAGAGCAGAACATAATCTACCTAAACAATTTATTTTAAACGTAGGCACTATACAAGAACGTAAAAATGTACTGGCAATAATCAAAGCTATTAAAGACACTACCTATCATTTGGCTTTGGTGGGAGGCGAAAAATCCTATGCAAAAAAGGTTCGCAGATATATTACTGAACACCAAATGCAAGATCAGGTAACATTTGTAAAGAAAATTGGGGTACAAGATTTAGCTATACTCTATCAAGCCGCCACTCTGCTTTGCTACCCATCTTATTGCGAGGGATTTGGAATACCGTTAATTGAGGCTCTTTTTAGCAAAATTCCTGTTATTGTTACAAAAGGAGGCTGTTTCCCAGAAGCGGCCGGACCTGATGCTCTTTATATTGACCCAGATAATACTACGGAAATTCAAGAAAAAATTAAAAAATTATACGATAATCCAGAGCTGAGAAAAGAAATGACAGACAAAGGCTTTTCTTATGTACAAAGGTTTAATGATGAGAACGTGGGTGCCAATCTAGTTGCTCTCTATAAAAAGCTAGCGTAA
- a CDS encoding DUF5606 family protein: MSLDKILSIGGKPGLYKLVTQTRTGFVAESLIDQKRITVGMRSNVSILSEIAIYTLDEELPLRDVFLKIQVKEKGGKTSVPHKAEKIKLEEYFFEILPNYDEDRVYASDIKKVIQWYNILHDNDITDFSGDKDGTSEEE; encoded by the coding sequence ATGAGTTTAGATAAAATCTTATCCATTGGGGGAAAGCCAGGCCTTTACAAATTGGTAACACAGACCAGAACAGGGTTTGTTGCAGAATCGCTTATTGATCAGAAACGTATTACTGTTGGTATGCGCAGTAACGTAAGCATTCTTTCAGAAATTGCAATATATACGCTAGATGAGGAACTACCTTTAAGAGATGTATTTTTAAAAATACAGGTAAAAGAAAAGGGTGGCAAAACCTCCGTACCTCACAAAGCGGAAAAAATAAAGTTAGAAGAATATTTCTTTGAAATTTTACCTAACTATGATGAAGATAGAGTATATGCTAGCGACATCAAAAAAGTAATACAGTGGTATAACATTCTTCATGATAATGATATTACAGATTTTTCTGGAGACAAAGATGGTACTTCAGAGGAAGAATAG
- a CDS encoding family 20 glycosylhydrolase: MKSNLIKALFISCIFVALCSCEPEKKKRVLNLPPTDLAMESMIPMPMKVIPTNSGFALDKFTAIYTSENADGFPEVGKFLSEKIHAKTSLDIPVNIEEIPDREGIIYINQSDSLELNAPEAYQLYITKDTIILNSNTAAGAFRGVQTIRQIIPEKPLDTVAAYDVWNIPTGKIIDNPIFEYRGSMLDVARHFFSVEDVKKYIDLLAYYKYNVLHLHLSDDQGWRIEIKSWPKLTEVGGSTEVGGKSGGFYTQEEYTDIVNYAAERHMVIVPEIDMPGHTNAASVSYPFLNGNGKKLKLYTGMRVGFSTFDTRKDTTYAFIDDVVREISAITPGPYFHIGGDESHVTNKKDYIYFVEKVEKIVQKYGKRMIGWDEIATADLDSTSISQFWSSKENADLALKKNMKIIMSPAKKAYLDMEYDTLSKHGLHWAAYIPTDTAYNWAPEKYEGIPIENILGLEAPLWSETISNIDELEYLAFPRAIGYSELSWSIPENRDWENYKVRLANQAPFLDRMNVKYYPSPLIDWKKSKYTYKEIQKD; this comes from the coding sequence ATGAAATCTAACCTGATCAAAGCCCTGTTTATAAGTTGCATTTTTGTTGCCCTATGTTCTTGTGAGCCAGAAAAAAAGAAACGTGTATTAAACCTACCGCCAACCGATTTGGCTATGGAAAGTATGATTCCTATGCCTATGAAGGTCATCCCTACAAACTCAGGGTTTGCTTTGGATAAATTTACCGCGATTTATACTTCTGAAAATGCAGATGGTTTTCCTGAAGTAGGAAAATTTTTATCTGAAAAGATACATGCTAAAACCTCATTAGATATTCCGGTGAACATTGAAGAAATTCCTGACCGAGAAGGGATTATCTACATTAATCAATCTGATAGTTTGGAATTGAATGCGCCAGAAGCTTATCAACTTTACATTACAAAAGATACCATTATTCTAAATTCAAATACCGCAGCAGGTGCTTTTAGAGGTGTACAAACCATACGACAAATTATACCGGAAAAACCACTAGATACCGTTGCTGCATATGACGTATGGAACATTCCAACCGGAAAAATCATTGATAATCCAATTTTTGAGTACCGGGGAAGCATGTTAGATGTGGCACGGCATTTCTTTAGCGTAGAAGATGTAAAAAAGTATATAGACCTTCTGGCCTACTATAAGTATAACGTACTCCATTTACACCTCTCCGACGATCAGGGATGGCGCATAGAAATAAAATCTTGGCCCAAACTTACCGAAGTTGGCGGCAGCACAGAAGTTGGAGGGAAATCCGGTGGTTTCTATACACAAGAAGAATATACCGATATTGTGAACTACGCTGCCGAACGCCACATGGTAATTGTACCGGAAATTGACATGCCAGGACACACCAATGCTGCCTCGGTTTCATACCCATTCTTAAACGGAAACGGTAAAAAACTAAAACTATATACAGGCATGAGGGTTGGTTTTAGCACTTTTGACACAAGAAAAGATACGACCTATGCCTTTATTGATGATGTAGTTAGAGAAATATCCGCTATTACCCCAGGCCCCTATTTTCACATTGGTGGAGATGAAAGTCACGTGACAAACAAAAAGGACTATATCTACTTTGTTGAGAAAGTAGAAAAAATAGTTCAGAAGTATGGTAAACGAATGATCGGGTGGGACGAAATTGCTACCGCAGATTTAGATTCTACTTCAATCTCCCAATTTTGGTCTAGTAAGGAAAATGCCGACTTAGCCCTAAAAAAGAACATGAAGATTATTATGTCTCCTGCTAAAAAAGCTTATCTAGATATGGAGTATGACACGCTTTCTAAGCACGGTCTACACTGGGCGGCTTACATCCCAACAGATACAGCCTATAATTGGGCTCCGGAGAAATATGAAGGAATTCCTATAGAAAATATATTGGGCCTAGAAGCTCCACTTTGGTCCGAAACCATTAGCAATATTGATGAATTGGAATATTTAGCTTTTCCTCGCGCCATTGGTTACTCTGAATTGAGTTGGTCTATTCCCGAAAACAGAGATTGGGAAAATTACAAGGTTCGTTTGGCCAATCAGGCTCCTTTCTTGGATAGGATGAATGTGAAATACTATCCATCTCCACTTATTGATTGGAAAAAAAGCAAGTATACTTATAAGGAAATACAGAAAGATTAA
- a CDS encoding response regulator, with translation MIKILIIEDDDVTNFISKVKLESLGFNDISVVTDGQMGVDYLKDNECPNLILLDINMPILDGWEFLAIKEKLGLCPNVPIIVTTSSGRPEDRLKACDFSAIVDYLEKPINFDTLYPYLLDLDKENLIC, from the coding sequence ATGATAAAGATATTAATAATAGAAGATGATGATGTTACCAACTTTATTTCTAAAGTAAAGTTAGAGAGTTTAGGATTTAATGATATTAGCGTAGTTACCGACGGTCAAATGGGAGTTGATTACTTAAAGGATAACGAGTGTCCAAACCTTATTTTGTTGGATATTAATATGCCTATATTAGATGGTTGGGAATTTTTAGCGATCAAAGAAAAATTAGGTTTGTGTCCTAATGTGCCTATAATTGTAACTACCTCATCAGGTAGACCGGAGGATAGGCTTAAGGCTTGTGATTTTAGTGCTATTGTCGATTATCTAGAAAAACCCATCAATTTTGATACGCTGTATCCTTATCTATTAGATTTAGATAAGGAGAATCTTATATGCTAA
- a CDS encoding glycosyltransferase family 4 protein — protein sequence MKIALESSSLFFKNYTGIPFYIHNLYNSLKDIDAIDPYLAFRLKRKFKKKSDFQKNLLNNKHLWHLNNFALTTTKFDVAHSLHSPFLNFSSSLKVATVHDLAVHLPQFKSYELTTPYFEKKRMALFKDFSKKADVIITVSEATKQDFLSFFNYPEDRIHAIPLAPSLKAQQNNKTNNDLLKEFNVAPKTYFISLGGVSLRKNTLNLIKGYTLSKESQNKKLIITGKIESKHYSPVFNFIKENSLENKIVITGYLSSEKLAALYKNAAAFLFPTFYEGFGIPILEAMLAELPVLTSNTGAAPETSKNHAVLVNPFKPEDIAAGIERLSTITEDQIKQAKQFATTFTWERTAQKTKMVYEKYM from the coding sequence ATGAAAATTGCATTGGAAAGTTCTTCTCTCTTTTTTAAGAACTACACTGGTATTCCTTTTTACATTCATAATTTATACAATTCATTAAAAGATATAGATGCTATTGACCCCTATTTAGCATTTAGGTTGAAGAGAAAGTTCAAAAAAAAATCTGACTTCCAGAAAAATCTCTTAAACAACAAACACCTTTGGCATCTTAACAATTTTGCCTTAACCACTACAAAGTTTGATGTGGCACATAGTCTACACTCTCCATTTCTAAATTTTAGTTCGTCCTTAAAAGTTGCCACTGTACATGATTTAGCAGTGCACTTACCCCAATTTAAATCATATGAGTTAACTACACCATACTTTGAAAAAAAGAGAATGGCACTTTTCAAAGATTTTAGTAAAAAGGCCGATGTAATCATTACAGTGAGCGAAGCTACAAAGCAAGATTTTCTTTCATTTTTTAATTATCCTGAAGACAGAATACATGCAATTCCGTTAGCTCCCTCACTAAAAGCTCAACAAAACAACAAAACAAATAATGATTTACTAAAGGAATTTAATGTTGCCCCAAAAACATATTTCATATCCCTAGGGGGGGTCTCCTTAAGAAAAAATACACTTAACCTTATTAAAGGTTATACTTTATCAAAAGAGAGTCAGAATAAAAAACTAATAATCACTGGGAAAATTGAATCAAAACATTATTCCCCTGTGTTCAATTTTATTAAAGAGAACAGTTTAGAAAACAAAATTGTGATAACTGGTTATCTAAGTTCTGAGAAGCTAGCAGCACTTTATAAAAATGCAGCTGCTTTTTTGTTTCCCACATTCTATGAAGGCTTTGGTATTCCTATATTAGAAGCAATGTTAGCTGAATTGCCCGTCTTGACTAGTAACACAGGAGCTGCTCCCGAAACCTCAAAGAATCATGCCGTTTTAGTAAACCCATTTAAACCCGAAGACATTGCGGCAGGTATAGAACGCCTATCAACAATAACCGAAGACCAAATAAAACAAGCTAAACAATTTGCAACTACCTTTACCTGGGAAAGAACAGCGCAGAAGACGAAAATGGTTTATGAAAAATATATGTAA
- a CDS encoding PAS domain-containing sensor histidine kinase, whose protein sequence is MMKDVAEINYELKSAFFENAYSPFLILDNQMNFVDVNNALVLALGAKKEDFIGKNLLEVFPHLKGTARYESYRAVFKTGISVGFDQLSFNLDNVPHKWMVRAFKIGDYLGISSRDVSNLSRTIDELKNTQDSLEKVNANLKKSNKELEEFSYVAAHDLRAPLTNLKSLFEMFTKAGPVSEEVRPIVDRMQKVTKVMCDKVRALNHVIAVKSTFKVNHENVVFSEILGKVKTSLSEDILKSKAIIIEDFSVGRMIQYCPIHMESIIQNLVSNALKYKHPDRNPIIKLKTKMVDGKFHLTIKDNGLGFEQSVAKKIFGLFKRMHTHVEGLGIGLYIIHSIITENGGDIHVESQVNKGTEFNIQF, encoded by the coding sequence ATGATGAAAGATGTAGCCGAAATTAACTATGAATTGAAAAGTGCTTTTTTTGAAAATGCCTATTCCCCTTTTCTAATTCTCGATAATCAAATGAATTTTGTAGATGTTAATAATGCCTTGGTTCTTGCATTAGGAGCTAAGAAAGAGGATTTTATTGGTAAAAATTTACTTGAGGTATTTCCTCATTTAAAAGGTACCGCACGTTATGAGTCCTACAGGGCGGTGTTCAAAACGGGAATTTCGGTGGGCTTTGATCAACTTTCATTTAACTTGGATAATGTGCCGCATAAATGGATGGTGAGAGCGTTTAAAATTGGAGATTATTTAGGAATCTCTTCTAGAGATGTTTCAAATTTGAGCAGAACGATAGACGAACTTAAAAACACTCAAGATTCTTTAGAAAAAGTAAACGCCAATCTTAAAAAATCAAATAAAGAGCTTGAGGAATTTTCTTATGTAGCCGCTCATGATCTGAGAGCCCCGTTGACCAATTTAAAAAGCCTATTTGAAATGTTCACTAAGGCGGGTCCTGTCTCAGAAGAGGTCAGGCCTATAGTAGATAGAATGCAAAAAGTGACTAAGGTCATGTGTGATAAGGTAAGGGCGTTGAATCATGTAATAGCTGTAAAATCTACATTTAAGGTAAATCATGAAAACGTTGTGTTCTCAGAAATCTTGGGAAAGGTAAAAACAAGTCTATCGGAAGATATTCTCAAGAGCAAGGCTATAATAATTGAAGATTTTTCAGTAGGTCGTATGATTCAATATTGTCCAATTCACATGGAGAGTATTATTCAAAACCTTGTATCCAACGCACTTAAGTACAAACACCCTGATCGTAATCCCATAATTAAGTTAAAGACCAAGATGGTTGATGGTAAGTTCCATTTAACCATTAAGGATAATGGCTTAGGGTTTGAGCAATCTGTGGCAAAAAAGATTTTCGGACTGTTTAAAAGGATGCACACACATGTTGAAGGTCTTGGTATCGGTCTTTACATCATCCACTCCATAATAACTGAAAATGGAGGAGATATTCATGTAGAAAGTCAAGTCAATAAAGGTACCGAGTTCAATATTCAATTTTAG
- a CDS encoding glycosyltransferase: MGCICFFNTVKSWGGGEKWHFEVSQYLHEKGVPVFVVAHPKSVLSQKLKTTDIPHKTIELSNLSFINPIKRLAVKNCLKSPAVDTIVMNLSSDVKIAGPIAKELNIKRIIYRRGSAIPIKNTFSNRYLFKNVLTEILANSVATKNTILENNPKLFPKEKITVIYNGVAIPEQLDTERSHAQNGLITLVNLGRLEFQKNQGFLLDVAKRLMQKGVVFKMIIGGDGRLKSLLQSRIENEGLSNHVELCGFVDKPYEFISHGDVFLLSSHWEGFGYVLAEAALSERPSVAFNTSSNPEVVLHEKTGLLTPPNDIESFVKAIEKLYNNRSLITSMGTAGRKFVIDQFEKSKKLKEIEAYLKYE; the protein is encoded by the coding sequence ATGGGTTGTATTTGTTTTTTTAATACGGTCAAATCTTGGGGCGGAGGAGAAAAATGGCATTTTGAAGTAAGCCAATATCTTCATGAAAAAGGGGTTCCCGTTTTTGTGGTTGCACATCCTAAAAGTGTCCTTTCACAAAAACTTAAAACTACGGATATTCCCCATAAAACTATTGAACTATCAAACCTTAGTTTCATTAACCCTATTAAAAGGTTAGCTGTTAAAAATTGCCTCAAGAGCCCAGCGGTAGATACCATAGTCATGAATTTATCGAGCGATGTGAAAATTGCTGGACCAATTGCAAAAGAACTGAATATTAAAAGAATTATTTATAGGCGAGGTAGTGCCATACCTATCAAAAACACTTTTTCCAATCGGTATCTTTTCAAAAACGTACTTACAGAAATACTTGCAAATTCTGTAGCTACCAAAAACACCATTTTAGAGAACAATCCCAAGCTTTTTCCAAAAGAAAAAATCACGGTTATCTATAACGGTGTAGCTATTCCCGAGCAACTAGATACGGAAAGGTCCCATGCCCAAAACGGACTAATTACCCTAGTTAACCTAGGCCGTTTGGAGTTTCAAAAAAACCAAGGATTTTTACTAGATGTTGCAAAAAGGCTAATGCAAAAAGGAGTGGTATTTAAAATGATAATTGGTGGTGACGGACGTCTAAAAAGTTTACTACAATCTAGGATAGAAAATGAAGGTTTATCAAACCATGTAGAACTTTGTGGTTTTGTAGATAAGCCCTATGAATTCATTTCACATGGTGATGTATTTTTACTTTCTTCTCATTGGGAAGGTTTTGGCTACGTTCTTGCAGAAGCTGCGCTATCGGAAAGGCCATCCGTTGCTTTTAATACTAGTAGTAACCCGGAGGTAGTTTTACACGAAAAAACCGGTCTATTAACTCCTCCTAACGATATAGAAAGCTTTGTTAAAGCTATTGAAAAACTATATAATAATAGATCATTAATTACTTCAATGGGTACTGCTGGCAGGAAATTTGTAATTGATCAGTTTGAAAAGTCGAAAAAATTAAAGGAAATAGAAGCATACTTGAAATATGAATAG
- the def gene encoding peptide deformylase, whose translation MILPIIAYGDPVLRKVGKDIPKDYPKLKELIENMWETMYNANGVGLAAPQIGLPIRLFLVDTTPFSKDEDLSEEDQKKLDGFKKVFINAYIDEETGEDWPFSEGCLSIPDIHEDIKRKDTVTLTYVDENFEKHTETYDGLLARVIQHEYDHIEGILFTDKLSSLKKRMLKSRLNNISKGNIRADYRMRFPNQKKGR comes from the coding sequence ATGATATTACCAATTATCGCTTATGGCGATCCCGTTTTAAGAAAAGTAGGTAAGGACATACCTAAAGATTACCCAAAATTAAAAGAGTTAATAGAAAATATGTGGGAGACCATGTATAATGCCAACGGAGTAGGTTTAGCTGCACCGCAGATAGGACTGCCTATTCGCTTATTTTTGGTAGATACCACACCATTTTCAAAAGACGAGGACCTTTCCGAGGAAGATCAAAAGAAATTGGACGGTTTTAAAAAGGTATTTATCAACGCATATATTGATGAAGAAACGGGTGAGGATTGGCCGTTTAGCGAGGGATGTTTGAGCATACCGGATATTCATGAGGATATAAAAAGAAAGGATACGGTTACCCTTACCTATGTAGATGAGAATTTTGAAAAGCATACTGAAACCTATGATGGTCTGTTAGCAAGGGTAATTCAACATGAATACGATCATATAGAGGGGATTTTATTTACTGATAAGCTTTCTTCGTTAAAAAAACGTATGCTTAAAAGTAGATTGAACAATATCTCCAAAGGAAACATTAGGGCGGATTATCGTATGCGTTTCCCAAACCAGAAAAAAGGACGTTAA
- a CDS encoding glycosyltransferase family 2 protein, with amino-acid sequence MNNSDNKLTALVITFNEMEHIKKCIASVSFADEIIVVDSYSTDGTFEYLEALPNVRVIQRPFKNFTDQKSFTLDKASNDWILFVDADEVVPRSLRTEITQTIQKPNALDAYWFYRKFMFKDSKLNYSGWQTDKNVRLFKKSKCRFAQHKLVHETLQINGKTGVLKEKLVHYCYKGYSDYKAKMVHYGKLKAKELHSKKRSCNLFKLIGKPTWKFAYNYFIRLGFIDLHKGFTVCYLNALSVYVRYDELSKLQALTATKAKNTVTTNEKYKLNNVEMAAS; translated from the coding sequence TTGAATAATTCTGACAATAAACTTACGGCATTAGTCATAACATTCAATGAAATGGAGCATATTAAAAAGTGTATTGCTTCCGTTTCTTTTGCAGATGAGATTATCGTGGTTGACTCCTATAGTACAGACGGCACATTCGAATATTTAGAAGCATTACCCAATGTGCGTGTTATTCAGCGTCCCTTTAAAAATTTCACCGATCAAAAATCATTTACTTTAGACAAAGCTTCAAATGACTGGATTTTATTTGTTGATGCCGATGAAGTGGTGCCTCGCTCTTTACGTACAGAGATAACCCAAACCATTCAAAAACCAAATGCTTTAGATGCGTATTGGTTTTATAGAAAGTTTATGTTCAAGGACAGTAAGCTGAATTATAGCGGTTGGCAAACCGATAAAAACGTTAGACTTTTTAAGAAAAGCAAATGTCGATTTGCTCAACACAAATTAGTGCATGAAACTTTACAAATTAATGGAAAAACAGGTGTACTCAAAGAAAAATTAGTCCATTATTGCTACAAAGGGTATTCAGACTACAAAGCCAAAATGGTGCATTACGGCAAACTGAAAGCAAAAGAACTACACTCTAAAAAACGTTCTTGCAACCTATTTAAATTGATAGGGAAACCTACATGGAAATTTGCTTACAATTACTTTATAAGACTAGGTTTTATAGATTTACATAAAGGTTTTACTGTCTGCTATTTAAATGCATTGAGCGTATATGTAAGATATGATGAACTTTCAAAATTACAAGCGCTTACAGCCACTAAGGCAAAAAATACTGTTACCACCAACGAAAAATATAAACTTAACAACGTAGAGATGGCAGCTAGCTAA